TGGCGGCGCCCGCTCCAGGGGGACAGCCGGTCTCTCGCTCACGAGGTCAGCAGCGGCTCAAACCAGGCGATGGCGTCGATGCGGATGTGCCGTTGGGCGCTGTCCACCATCAGCAGGATGTGGTCGGTGAACACGGCCTGCAGCGTTCCGTTGAAGTCAAACGAAGGCCCGCCCGTCTGCCCGCCCATCAAGACGACGCGGATGTGGCTGTTGATGAAGGTTCGCAGGTGCTGGATGAACGGCGGCTCGGGCGGCACCGGGATTATCGGTGGAACGCAAACCTGCTGGCCGGGGAAGATGAGGTTCGGGTTGGGTATCTGGGGGTTGGCGGCAATGAGCGCGTTCAGGCTCACTCCAAACCGCTGGGCGATCAAGAACATGGTGTCACCCGGCTGAACCGTGTAAATGAACCCCCCTGGACACG
This genomic interval from Bacillota bacterium contains the following:
- a CDS encoding DUF2642 domain-containing protein — protein: MPPEPPFIQHLRTFINSHIRVVLMGGQTGGPSFDFNGTLQAVFTDHILLMVDSAQRHIRIDAIAWFEPLLTS